The sequence below is a genomic window from Thioclava nitratireducens.
CTTGGCTGGTTCGCAAGCTGGCTGATCCACCGCCTCACCCGTGTGAGCCAGGCCGATATGGGCGAGCTGGAGCAGATGGCGCAGGCGTTGCATGAAGCCGAGGAGACCCGCGATCAGGCGCTCGTCTATGTCGAGCAGCGCGAGGCGGAACTGGCCAATCAGCTCAGCCAGACCGAGGCCGAGCTGCGCGCGGCGATGGATGGATTGCGCGACGCGCGTCACGAGGCCGAGGAATTGCGCGCCTATATAGAGCGTACGAAAGAGGCCTGATCTCTCGCGGCTCCCTGCCCGATATTGCCGCAGATTCTCCAAACCGTCATGTCAGGCGGCAGACGCCCGTGGCGCTTTGGCCCGCGCCCCGAAGTTGGTATCGAGTCCCGCCCGCCATGCGCGGCCGATCTGCAAGCCAATAGCTGCGCCATGCTCCAGACTTTTCCCGTGGCGCCCTCCCCTGCCGCACCGCCGGCATATGCGCCGAGCCCATGCCCCGTATCGCAAGCCGCAGCCTGCCCGATGCGATCTGGCCGCTGAGCATCGTCACCTATTTCGTGATCCAGACCCTGTACCGCACCGCGCTCGGCGGTGCGCGCGGGCTTGACGATGCGCAGATGATATGTCCGGGGCAGGTCTTCCGCGCGCGACCTATCCAGGCCATCCCGACTGGACGATCGGACCGGGGCAGCGGTTCGCGGCCCCCTACCCCTTCGCGGATGAGGCGAAGTTCACCCTCTCGGTCGCGCCAATCGTGACGCCGGGCGATCAGCCGCGCTGGGGGGACGGATATCCGGCAGGGCCGCTTTCACCAGCGGGTGCAGCTCCAGCTTGTCCGCCGCCGCGAGGAACGTGTCGCGCATGGTGGGCGCCCAATTGGCATTGATGTGATCTGCCACGGCATGCGCCTGATCGCCGGGCTGGCTTTCGAAGAACTGTGCGATCTGATTGGCCATCCCGGCGAGTTTCTCAGGCTTCATGCGGTGGCCTCCTGCGGCGCGGTGTAGAGCGCGAGGCCCCGGCCTGCGCGTGCAATAACGGTAAGGCCCGCGTCCCGCGCCTCGCTCACCGCCAAAGCGGTGGGGGCGGAGGGGCCGACTATCACCGGGATACGTAGGGTCGCGACCTTCTGGATCAGGTCGACCGAAAGCCGCGAGGTCATCACCAGCGCGCCGCTCGCCGGGTCTATCTCGCCCCGGATAAGCGCCCCGATCAGCTTGTCGAGGGCGTTGTGGCGGCCGACATCTTCGCGCGTCAGCACGATCCCCTTGCCCGGCTGCCAGAAACTCGACGCATGGGCGGCGCGGGTTTCGTCCTGCAGAGGCTGATGGTCACGCAGGGTCTCGAGCGCCTCCGCGGCCTGTTCCGGCGTCATGGTAAAGGCGGGCGGGAGAACCGGAGCGAGCTTGCGCCGCGCCTCCTCCAGCTGCTCGATCCCGCAGAGCCCGCAGCCCACCGGCCCCATCGTAGCGCGGCGGCGTTCGGCAAACCGGGCGCCTGCGGGAGCTGCCAGCCAGTTGCGCGCTTCGATCCCGGCCTCGGTCACTTCGAGCTCCTGCCGGGTGATCTCGGACGCGTCCTCGATGAGCCCTTCGGAGAGCGCGAATCCCAGTGCGAAATCCTCCAGATCGGCGGGGCTCGCCATCATCACCGCCTGCGTCACCCCGTCGAAAGACAGCGCCACGGGCACTTCCTCGGCAAGGCGCTGCACAGCGCCGCTGGGCATTTCCCAATCGGTCGCCGTCATTCAGCAGCCTCGACGCGGCGGGTCAACTTGGTCTGCGCGGTGTAGAGCTCCTGCCAGTCCGACGGCCCGTTCGACAGCCCCACCTGCACCGCCGTCACCTTGTATTCCGGGCAGTTCGTCGCCCAGTCGGAATTGTCGGTTGTGACGACGTTCGCCTGCGTTTCGGGGTGGTGGAAGGTCGTGTAGACGACGCCGGGCGAGACCCGATCGGTGATCGTCGCGCGCAAGGACGTCTCGCCCGCTCGGCTGGTGAGCCGGACCCAGTCGCCCTCGCGAATGCCGCGCGTCTCGGCATCATGCGGGTGAATTTCCAGCCGGTCCTCGGCATGCCAGACGGAATTCTCGGTCCGCCGCGTCTGCGCGCCCACGTTATACTGCGACAGGATGCGCCCGGTGGTCAGCAGCAGCGGGAAGCGCGGCCCGGTGCGCTCCTCGGTCGCGACATAGGCCGTGCGGATGAACCGCCCCTTGCCGCGCACGAAGCCATGTTCATGCATCACCGGCGAGCCTTGCGGATGCGCATCGTTACAAGGCCACTGCACCGAGCCCATACGGTCGATCAAGTCGTAGGTCACGCCCGCGAAGGCGGGCGTCGTACGACCGATCTCGGCCATGATCTCGGACGGGTGGGTGTAACTCCATCCCGCGCCCAGCGCATTGGCCAGCGCCTGCGTCGCCTCCCAGTCGGCCAGCCCTGCTTTCGGCGCCATGACCTTGCGCACCGGGTTGATCCGGCGCTCGGCATTGGTGAAGGTCCCGTCCTTCTCGAGGAAGGTGGAGCCCGGCAGGAAAACATGGGCGTAGCGCGCGGTCTCGTTCAGGAAGAGGTCATGCACGATCACGCAATCCATCGCCGCGAGGCCCGCGGCCACGTGATGGGTATCGGGATCGGATTGCAGAATATCCTCACCCTGAATGTAGATCGCCTTGAAGTCCCCCGCGACGGCGGCGTCGAGCATATTGGGAATACGCAGCCCCGGCTCGGGGTCGAGCGTCCTACCCCATTCCGCTTCGAACACCGCGCGCACGGAGTCGTCCGAGACATGGCGATAGCCCGGCAGTTCGTGCGGGAAGGAGCCCATATCGCACGAGCCCTGCACGTTGTTCTGCCCCCGTAGCGGGTTCACCCCCACACCGGGGCGTCCGATATTGCCGGTCATCATCGCGAGGTTGGCAATGGCGATCACGGTGGTCGAGCCCTGGCTGTGCTCGGTCACGCCCAGCCCGTAATAGATCGCCCCGTTCGGCGCGGCGGCATAGGTCCGCGCGGCGTGGCGCAGCGCGTCGGCCGGCACGCCGGTCAACTCTTCGACCGCCTCGGGAGAATGGGCCGGATCGGCGGCGAACTCGGCATAATCCATCCATTCGTCCCAATCGCAGCGCTCGCGGATGAACGCCTCGTCAAACAGCCCTTCCGTCACGATCACATGGGCCATCGCGGTCAACACCGCGACATTGGTTCCCGGACGTAGCGGTAGGTGATGCCCCTCGCCCATATGCGGGGTCTCCAGCAGATCGATCCGGCGCGGGTCCACGACGATCAGCTTCGCGCCCTGCCGCAGCCTTTTGCGCAGCCGCGAGGCGAAAACCGGGTGGCCGTCGGTCGGGTTTGCCCCAATGACCACGGCGCAATCCACCTGCTCGACGGAGTCGAAATCCTGCGTGCCAGCCGAGGTCCCGAAGGTCTGCTTCAGCCCGTAGCCGGTCGGCGAATGGCAGACCCGGGCGCAGGTATCGGTGTTGTTCGTGCCCATCACCGCGCGGGCGAGTTTCTGCACGAGGAAGGTCTCCTCATTGGTGCAGCGCGACGAGGTGATGACGCCCACTGAATCCTTACCGTGCTTGGCCTGCGCGCGCTTGATGCCGTTGGCAGCAAATTCCAGCGCCTCTTCCCACGACACTTCGCGCCACGGGTCAGTGATGCTGTCGCGGATCATCGGGTTGAGGATGCGGTCGCCATGGTTCGCATAGCCCCAGGCGAAACGGCCCTTCACGCAGCTATGGCCACGGTTCGCCTTGCCCTCTTTCCACGGCACCATGCGCACCAGCTGGTCGCCTCGCATCTGCGCCTCGAAAGAGCAGCCCACGCCGCAATAGGCGCAGGTCGTAACCACGGAACGCTCCGGCACGCCGATCTCGTCGACGGTCTTCTCCTGAAGGGTCGCGGTCGGGCAGGCCTGCACGCAGGCTCCGCAGCTGACGCAATCCGAGTTCAGGAAATCTTCCGTACCGGTCGAGATGCGGGCGTCGAAGCCGCGCCCGTCCACGGTCAGCGCGAAAGTGCCCTGCACCTCTTCGCAGGCGCGCACGCAGCGCATGCAGACGATGCATTTCGACGGATCGTAGAAGAAATACGGGTTGGAATCGTCGCGCGGAATATAGAGCGGATTGGCGCCGTCCGCCGCGCGCGTCTCGACATGGTTCTCGCCCGGCGTGTAGCGCACGTCGCGCAGGCCGACGGCCCCTGCCATGTCCTGCAATTCGCAATCGCCGTTCGCCGCGCAGGTCAGACAGTCGAGCGGGTGATCGGAGATATAAAGCTCCATCACCCCGCGACGCAGCCTGTGCAGCTGCTCGGTCTGGGTTTTCACGACCATGCCTTCGCGCACGGGCGTGGTGCACGACGCAGGCGTTCCGCGCATCCCCTCGATCTCGACCACGCAAAGACGGCACGAGCCGTAAGCGTCTAGCATATCGGTCGCACACAGCTTCGGCACGGTGATCCCGGCCTCGGCGGCGGCGCGCATCACGGAGGTGCCCTCGGGCACGCTCACATCCATGCCGTCAATCACCAGCGTCACAGGCGGGCCCGATTTGGCAGGCGTGCCCATATCGGAGAGTTTCGGCCCGTGCACTCCGTCGGGGATGATGAAATCCTTCATTCCGCAGCCTCCTGTGAGAGCGAGAATTCTTGCGGGAAAAGCCGGATCGCCGAGCGCACCGGGAAGGGCGTGAAGCCCCCCATCGCGCAGAGCGAGCCCTTCTCCATCACTTCGCATAGCTCGTGCAGCAACTCGATCGCCGCCGGGTCGCCCGCTGCCACGCGGTCGAGCGTTTCCATGCCGCGCACCGCGCCGATCCGGCAGGGCGTGCATTTCCCGCAGCTCTCGACGGCGCAGAACTCCATCGCGTAGCGGGCGAGCGCGAGCATGTCGGCGCTGTCGTCATGCACCACGAAACCAGCATGGCCCACGAGGCCACCCTGATCGGCGAAAGCCTCGTAGCAGACCGGCAAATCGAAATCGTCCGGCCCGTGATAGGCGCCCAGCGGTCCGCCCACCTGCACCGCTTTGAACGGACGACCCGAAGCCGTACCGCCGCCGATCTCGTTGACCAGCGTGCCGAGCGACATCCCGAAGCCGGTCTCGAACAACCCGCCATGTTTGACGTTGCCCGCGATCTGAAGCGGGATCGTCCCGCGCGAGCGACCCAGCCCGAATTCGGCATAGGCAGCGCCGCCGTGGACCAAGATCCACGGCACGGCGGCCAGCGAGAGCACGTTGTTCACCACGGTCGGCTTGCCGAACGCGCCTTCCAGCGCGGGCAGCGGCGGCTTGGCGCGCACCATCCCGCGCTTTCCTTCGAGCGAATTGAGAAGCGAGGTCTCCTCGCCGCAAATATAGGCGCCTGCGCCGACGCGCACCTCCAGATCGAAGGCCGGCCCCTGCCCCATCAGGCTGTCGCCGATGATCCCGGCCGCGCGCGCTGCCTTGATCGCTGCGTTCAGCGTGCGGATCGCATGGGGATATTCCGAACGGACATAGATGAAGCCCTTGGTCGCGCCGACCGCAAGACCGGCAATCGCCATGCCCTCGAGTAGGCAGAAGGGATCGCCTTCCATCAGCATCCGATCCGCGAAAGAGCCGCTATCGCCTTCGTCCGCGTTGCAGACGATATATTTCTGCGAGGCCTCTGCCCCGGCGACAGTCTTCCATTTTATGCCGGTCGGGAAGCCCGCACCTCCACGACCGCGCAGCCCCGATGTGATGACCTCTTCGATGGTCTGCTCCCCGCTCAGTTCCAGCGCACGCTTGAGACCCTGCCAGCCCTCGCCCGCCTCATAATCGGCCAGCGACAGCGGATCGGTCCGACCGCAGCGCGCGAAGGTCAGGCGGGTCTGTTTTGCGAAGAAGGGGATTTCCTCGACCGGGCCGAGCGCCTTCGGGTGATCGCCGTCTTCGAACAGCGCAGGTACGTCCTCGGGCGTCATCGGTCCGAAGCCGTAGCGCACACCGTCGCGCTCGATCTCGACCAAAGGCTCCAGCCAGATCATCCCGCGCGCGCCGTTGCGGATGATCTCGACCGTTTCGCCGCTCAGACCAGCCGCCGAGGCAATCGCCGCCGCGACCTCATCGGCGCCACAGGCTACGGCAGCGGCATCGCAGGGAACCCAGATCTTCATGCCGAGACCTCCGCAACCAGAGCCTCGATCCGCTCGGGCGTCGCCCGCCCGACCAACTGATCGCCCACCATCGCGGCGGGCGCGCAGGCACACAGCCCGAGGCAGTAGACCGCCTCAAGGGTCACGTCTCCCTTCGTTTCTCCGACTTTCATGCCGAGCGCGCGCTCCAGCCGCGCGATCATCTCCGTCCCGCCCATCGATTGGCAGGCCTCGGCACGGCACAGCTTGATCACATGCTTGCCCGCGGGCGCATCGCGGAAATCGTGATAGAAGGAGACGACGCCCGCCACCTCCGCCCGGCTCAACCGCAGCGCATCGGCAATCGGCTGATAGCTATCGGCGGGCACGCAGCCGTAAGCGGCCTGCACATCGTGAAGAATGGGCAGCAGCGCACCTTCGCGCCCCGCATGATCCGCCAGAATCGCGGCGAGCCTGTCGTCTTCGGTCATTTCCATCCTCCCGGCCCCGATGATGGGGCGAGCATGCCCCGGCCAGCAAGTCACGACTGGTTCAATCGCGAACAGGCGCGGACAGGAACCGTCATCGCCGTGCTTGCGCGGGCAGGGGTGAGCCTCTACATCCCTCACATGAGCCTGATCCAACGCCTCCCCTTCGTCAAGAAATCGCCCTTCGTAGCGGTGATCCGTCTGCACGGTGCCATTGGCATCTCGCGCCCGGGATCGCCCGGCCTGTCGGATGCCGCGATGGCCCCGATCATCGAGCGGGCTTTTTCCCGCGGGAAACCGGCGGCGGTGGCCCTGATGATCAATTCGCCCGGCGGATCGCCCGTGCAATCGGCGCTGATCGCGGGGCGTATCCGCAGGCTCGCGGACGAAAAAGGTATTCCCGTGCATGCCTTCGTCGAAGACGTCGCGGCCTCGGGCGGCTATTGGCTCGCCTGCGCCGCCGACCAGATCTGGGCCGACCCGACTTCGGTCGTGGGCTCGATCGGTGTGATCTCGGCAGGGTTCGGCCTCGACGAGTTCATCAGCCGTCACGGAATCCAACGCCGCGTGCACACGGCGGGCGGCTCGAAAAGTTTCATGGACCCGTTCCGCCCAGAAAAGGACGAGGACGTCGCGCGGCTGAACAAGCTGCTCGAGGACATGCATGTCAGCTTCAAGGAACATGTCGAGTCCCGGCGCGGCGCGAAACTGGCCTCGGATCGCGACCTCTTTACCGGCGATATCTGGACCGGGCGACAAGCGCTGGCCGAGAAGACCGGCCTGATCGACGGTCTGGCCCATGCGGTACCGAAGCTGAAAGAAATCTACGGCGAGAAGACACGCATCGTGCCCTATGCGCCCAAGCGTTCGCTCTTCCGGCGTTTCGGCGCGCAGATCGGCGGCGAGATGGCGGCGGCGACGGCAGGCGCACTTATCGACACGACCGAAGAGCGCGCGCTCTGGGCGCGCTACGGGCTGTAACCCGATGCTCATCAAGGGCATGACCCTCTTCCTGGTCGTCATGGCGGTGCTCGCCATGTTCGGCAAGCTGCGGATGCCGAAGATCAAGGGCCCGCGCGGTCCGGGCCGGCTGTCGGCACGTTGTCCCGATTGCGGACGTCCGAAAATCGGACGCGGCCCCTGCCCCTGCAAGACGACCTCCAAGACCAAGAGCAAGAAGACGGAGCGCCGGTCATGATCTGGGATTTCGGCGAGATCATTGCCGGGCTGGCGTTGCTGGTCGTGGCGGGCGATCTGCTGGTGAAAGGCGCGGTGGCGATGTCGCTGCGCCTTGGGATTCCGGCGCTGATCGTCGGGCTTACTGTCGTGGCCTTCGGCACCTCCGCGCCCGAGCTGATGGTCTCCGTCGCCGCCGTCCTCGACAATGCGCCGAGCATCGCGCTCGGAAACGTCGTGGGCTCGAACATCGCGAATATCCTGCTGGTGCTGGGACTGCCGGCGATCATCTCCGCGATCCGCACCGACCTGCACGACACGCGCGAAAGCTTCGTGCTGATGATGGGCGCGACGATTCTGTTCATTCTCGTCTGTTTCATGGGCCCGATCGGCTGGGCGCAGGGGCTGCTTCTGCTCTTTGCTCTGAGCATCGTCCTGTTCCGGCAGATCCGCGAGGCGCGCGCCCATCGCGCCAATCGCGGCAACGGGAGCGCGGCCGAGACCGAGGCGAATGAAGAGATCGAAAGCGTCGATCCGAAGATGCCGCTCTGGCGGATCGGGCTTTACGTTCTCGCGGGCCTCGTCGGCTTGCCGCTGGGCGCGAACTGGTTGGTCAGCGGCGCCTCGGAGATCGCCAGCGCCATGGGCATCTCGGATGCGGTGATCGGCCTGACGCTGGTGGCGCTCGGCACCTCGCTGCCGGAGCTGGCGACCTCGATCACGGCTGCGATGAAAGGCCGCTCGGACCTCGCGCTCGGCAACGTCGTGGGCTCGAACATCTTCAACCTGCTCTGCATCATCGGCGTTGCGGGGCTGTTCGGCGATATTCCGGTGCCTCGGCAGATGCTGCAGATCGACCTTTGGGTCATGGCAGCCGCCTCGATCGCGCTCGCGCCATTCATCTTCGGCAACCGCGTGATCACCCGCGGCGTCGGTATCGCTTTTTCCGTGGCTTATCTGGCCTATATGGTGGCCCTCTTCATTGGAGGCAGCGCATGAAACGAGCATTGGTGACAGGCGGCGCGAAGCGGCTGGGGCGTGCGATGGCGCTTTATCTGGCCGAACGCGGCCTGGACGTCGCGATCCATTATCACGGCTCCGCGGAGGACGCGGAGGCCACGGCAGCGGAGGCCCGCGCGAAGGGCGTGCGCGCCGAGATCCTACAGGCCGACCTGCTGGACGAGGCAGCGACGGCGGCACTGGTGCCGCATGCGGCGCACCTGCTCGACGGGCCGCTCGATCTGCTGATCAACAACGCCTCGATCTTCGAATACGACACGATCCGCTCGGCCACGCGCGAAAGCTGGGACCGGCATATCGGCTCCAACCTCCGCGCGCCCTTCGTGCTGATCCAGCATTTCGCGGCACAGGCCCCGCAAGCCGATCGCTCAGGCGCGGAACCCAAGGCCCGTGCCCTGGTGGTCAACATGGTCGATCAGCGGATGCGCAAGCTGACGCCCGAGTTCATGACCTACTCACTCGCG
It includes:
- a CDS encoding formate dehydrogenase subunit delta — protein: MKPEKLAGMANQIAQFFESQPGDQAHAVADHINANWAPTMRDTFLAAADKLELHPLVKAALPDIRPPSAADRPASRLARPRG
- the fdhD gene encoding formate dehydrogenase accessory sulfurtransferase FdhD, with amino-acid sequence MTATDWEMPSGAVQRLAEEVPVALSFDGVTQAVMMASPADLEDFALGFALSEGLIEDASEITRQELEVTEAGIEARNWLAAPAGARFAERRRATMGPVGCGLCGIEQLEEARRKLAPVLPPAFTMTPEQAAEALETLRDHQPLQDETRAAHASSFWQPGKGIVLTREDVGRHNALDKLIGALIRGEIDPASGALVMTSRLSVDLIQKVATLRIPVIVGPSAPTALAVSEARDAGLTVIARAGRGLALYTAPQEATA
- the fdhF gene encoding formate dehydrogenase subunit alpha, with product MKDFIIPDGVHGPKLSDMGTPAKSGPPVTLVIDGMDVSVPEGTSVMRAAAEAGITVPKLCATDMLDAYGSCRLCVVEIEGMRGTPASCTTPVREGMVVKTQTEQLHRLRRGVMELYISDHPLDCLTCAANGDCELQDMAGAVGLRDVRYTPGENHVETRAADGANPLYIPRDDSNPYFFYDPSKCIVCMRCVRACEEVQGTFALTVDGRGFDARISTGTEDFLNSDCVSCGACVQACPTATLQEKTVDEIGVPERSVVTTCAYCGVGCSFEAQMRGDQLVRMVPWKEGKANRGHSCVKGRFAWGYANHGDRILNPMIRDSITDPWREVSWEEALEFAANGIKRAQAKHGKDSVGVITSSRCTNEETFLVQKLARAVMGTNNTDTCARVCHSPTGYGLKQTFGTSAGTQDFDSVEQVDCAVVIGANPTDGHPVFASRLRKRLRQGAKLIVVDPRRIDLLETPHMGEGHHLPLRPGTNVAVLTAMAHVIVTEGLFDEAFIRERCDWDEWMDYAEFAADPAHSPEAVEELTGVPADALRHAARTYAAAPNGAIYYGLGVTEHSQGSTTVIAIANLAMMTGNIGRPGVGVNPLRGQNNVQGSCDMGSFPHELPGYRHVSDDSVRAVFEAEWGRTLDPEPGLRIPNMLDAAVAGDFKAIYIQGEDILQSDPDTHHVAAGLAAMDCVIVHDLFLNETARYAHVFLPGSTFLEKDGTFTNAERRINPVRKVMAPKAGLADWEATQALANALGAGWSYTHPSEIMAEIGRTTPAFAGVTYDLIDRMGSVQWPCNDAHPQGSPVMHEHGFVRGKGRFIRTAYVATEERTGPRFPLLLTTGRILSQYNVGAQTRRTENSVWHAEDRLEIHPHDAETRGIREGDWVRLTSRAGETSLRATITDRVSPGVVYTTFHHPETQANVVTTDNSDWATNCPEYKVTAVQVGLSNGPSDWQELYTAQTKLTRRVEAAE
- a CDS encoding formate dehydrogenase beta subunit, with protein sequence MKIWVPCDAAAVACGADEVAAAIASAAGLSGETVEIIRNGARGMIWLEPLVEIERDGVRYGFGPMTPEDVPALFEDGDHPKALGPVEEIPFFAKQTRLTFARCGRTDPLSLADYEAGEGWQGLKRALELSGEQTIEEVITSGLRGRGGAGFPTGIKWKTVAGAEASQKYIVCNADEGDSGSFADRMLMEGDPFCLLEGMAIAGLAVGATKGFIYVRSEYPHAIRTLNAAIKAARAAGIIGDSLMGQGPAFDLEVRVGAGAYICGEETSLLNSLEGKRGMVRAKPPLPALEGAFGKPTVVNNVLSLAAVPWILVHGGAAYAEFGLGRSRGTIPLQIAGNVKHGGLFETGFGMSLGTLVNEIGGGTASGRPFKAVQVGGPLGAYHGPDDFDLPVCYEAFADQGGLVGHAGFVVHDDSADMLALARYAMEFCAVESCGKCTPCRIGAVRGMETLDRVAAGDPAAIELLHELCEVMEKGSLCAMGGFTPFPVRSAIRLFPQEFSLSQEAAE
- a CDS encoding formate dehydrogenase subunit gamma; translation: MTEDDRLAAILADHAGREGALLPILHDVQAAYGCVPADSYQPIADALRLSRAEVAGVVSFYHDFRDAPAGKHVIKLCRAEACQSMGGTEMIARLERALGMKVGETKGDVTLEAVYCLGLCACAPAAMVGDQLVGRATPERIEALVAEVSA
- a CDS encoding S49 family peptidase codes for the protein MSLIQRLPFVKKSPFVAVIRLHGAIGISRPGSPGLSDAAMAPIIERAFSRGKPAAVALMINSPGGSPVQSALIAGRIRRLADEKGIPVHAFVEDVAASGGYWLACAADQIWADPTSVVGSIGVISAGFGLDEFISRHGIQRRVHTAGGSKSFMDPFRPEKDEDVARLNKLLEDMHVSFKEHVESRRGAKLASDRDLFTGDIWTGRQALAEKTGLIDGLAHAVPKLKEIYGEKTRIVPYAPKRSLFRRFGAQIGGEMAAATAGALIDTTEERALWARYGL
- a CDS encoding calcium/sodium antiporter; translated protein: MIWDFGEIIAGLALLVVAGDLLVKGAVAMSLRLGIPALIVGLTVVAFGTSAPELMVSVAAVLDNAPSIALGNVVGSNIANILLVLGLPAIISAIRTDLHDTRESFVLMMGATILFILVCFMGPIGWAQGLLLLFALSIVLFRQIREARAHRANRGNGSAAETEANEEIESVDPKMPLWRIGLYVLAGLVGLPLGANWLVSGASEIASAMGISDAVIGLTLVALGTSLPELATSITAAMKGRSDLALGNVVGSNIFNLLCIIGVAGLFGDIPVPRQMLQIDLWVMAAASIALAPFIFGNRVITRGVGIAFSVAYLAYMVALFIGGSA
- a CDS encoding SDR family oxidoreductase, whose protein sequence is MKRALVTGGAKRLGRAMALYLAERGLDVAIHYHGSAEDAEATAAEARAKGVRAEILQADLLDEAATAALVPHAAHLLDGPLDLLINNASIFEYDTIRSATRESWDRHIGSNLRAPFVLIQHFAAQAPQADRSGAEPKARALVVNMVDQRMRKLTPEFMTYSLAKMGLWTLTQTGAQALAPDIRVNAIGPGPTLQGARQSEDHFNRQRAATILERGADPADIVAALGYFMDAPAVTGQLLCVDGGQHLGWRTPDVLGPE